One window of Parus major isolate Abel chromosome 12, Parus_major1.1, whole genome shotgun sequence genomic DNA carries:
- the OGG1 gene encoding N-glycosylase/DNA lyase isoform X1 codes for MKLRDAPSSCPSLWRCLPCPPAELRLDLVLSSGQSFRWWESSPGAWTGVLGGRVWTLRQDGDRLWYTVYGQEDEQEEERDGCPAKAAKLDATETDRILRDYFQLDVELSALYRGWGAADPLFRKVASDFPGVRVLRQDPVECLFSFICTSNNHISRITAMIERLCQAFGRRLCCLGSRPFHAFPSLSALTGADAEARLRALGFGYRAKFVSGSARAIAEGLGTEGLCQLRTAPYAEARRVLCALPGVGAKVADCVCLLSLDKAEAVPVDTHVWHIARQRYGVALGSKSLTPRAYQEIGIHPLSTGDFFRGLWGPRAGWAQAVSTPVPGTLTPHPSHAHSIISPLQVLFCADLRKGQKSAGSQHQAWES; via the exons ATGAAGCTGCGGGACGCCCCGTCCTCCTGCCCGTCCCTGTGGCGCTGCCTGCCGTGCCCCCCGGCCGAACTGCGCCTGGACCTGGTGCTCTCCTCGGGACAGAGCTTTCG GTGGTGGGAGAGCAGCCCGGGGGCCTGGACGGGTGTGCTAGGGGGCCGCGTCTGGACACTACGGCAGGACGGGGATCGGCTCTGGTACACGGTGTACGGCCAGGAGgatgagcaggaggaggagcggGATGGGTGCCCCGCCAAAGCGGCGAAGCTGGACGCCACAGAGACGGACCGGATCCTGCGCGACTACTTCCAGCTGGACGTGGAGCTGTCAGCCCTGTACCGTGGCTGGGGGGCGGCCGACCCCCTCTTCCGCAAGGTGGCCAGTGACTTCCCAG GGGTGCGGGTGTTGCGGCAGGACCCCGTCGAGTGCCTCTTCTCCTTTATCTGCACGTCCAACAACCACATTTCCCGCATCACTGCCATGATCGAGCGCCTATGCCAGGCCTTCGGCCGTCGCCTCTGCTGCCTCGGTTCCCGGCCCTTCCATGCCTTCCCATCCCTCTCGGCACTCACAG GCGCTGATGCCGAGGCCCGGCTGCGGGCGCTGGGCTTTGGGTACCGGGCCAAGTTTGTCAGCGGGAGTGCACGAGCCATCGCTGAGGGGCTCGGCACcgaggggctgtgccagctccgCACTGCGCCCTACGCCGAGGCCAGGAGGGTGCTGTGTGCCCTGCCTGGTGTAGGTGCCAAG gtGGCCGACTGTGTCTGCCTGTTGTCCCTGGACAAGGCAGAGGCGGTGCCGGTGGACACCCACGTCTGGCACATCGCACGGCAGCGCTACGGCGTGGCATTGGGCAGCAAGAGCCTCACCCCCCGGGCCTACCAAGAGATTG GCATTCACCCTCTCTCCACAGGCGACTTCTTCCGGGGGCTGTGGGGCCCTCGTGCCGGCTGGGCACAGGCAGTGAGTACCCCAGTTCCTGGCACCCTTACCCCTCACCCCAGCCATGCCCACTCCATTATCTCCCCACTCCAGGTCCTGTTCTGTGCCGACCTCCGCAAAGGCCAGAAGTCGGCCGGCAGCCAGCATCAggcctgggagagctga
- the OGG1 gene encoding N-glycosylase/DNA lyase isoform X2, which translates to MKLRDAPSSCPSLWRCLPCPPAELRLDLVLSSGQSFRWWESSPGAWTGVLGGRVWTLRQDGDRLWYTVYGQEDEQEEERDGCPAKAAKLDATETDRILRDYFQLDVELSALYRGWGAADPLFRKVASDFPGVRVLRQDPVECLFSFICTSNNHISRITAMIERLCQAFGRRLCCLGSRPFHAFPSLSALTGADAEARLRALGFGYRAKFVSGSARAIAEGLGTEGLCQLRTAPYAEARRVLCALPGVGAKVADCVCLLSLDKAEAVPVDTHVWHIARQRYGVALGSKSLTPRAYQEIGDFFRGLWGPRAGWAQAVSTPVPGTLTPHPSHAHSIISPLQVLFCADLRKGQKSAGSQHQAWES; encoded by the exons ATGAAGCTGCGGGACGCCCCGTCCTCCTGCCCGTCCCTGTGGCGCTGCCTGCCGTGCCCCCCGGCCGAACTGCGCCTGGACCTGGTGCTCTCCTCGGGACAGAGCTTTCG GTGGTGGGAGAGCAGCCCGGGGGCCTGGACGGGTGTGCTAGGGGGCCGCGTCTGGACACTACGGCAGGACGGGGATCGGCTCTGGTACACGGTGTACGGCCAGGAGgatgagcaggaggaggagcggGATGGGTGCCCCGCCAAAGCGGCGAAGCTGGACGCCACAGAGACGGACCGGATCCTGCGCGACTACTTCCAGCTGGACGTGGAGCTGTCAGCCCTGTACCGTGGCTGGGGGGCGGCCGACCCCCTCTTCCGCAAGGTGGCCAGTGACTTCCCAG GGGTGCGGGTGTTGCGGCAGGACCCCGTCGAGTGCCTCTTCTCCTTTATCTGCACGTCCAACAACCACATTTCCCGCATCACTGCCATGATCGAGCGCCTATGCCAGGCCTTCGGCCGTCGCCTCTGCTGCCTCGGTTCCCGGCCCTTCCATGCCTTCCCATCCCTCTCGGCACTCACAG GCGCTGATGCCGAGGCCCGGCTGCGGGCGCTGGGCTTTGGGTACCGGGCCAAGTTTGTCAGCGGGAGTGCACGAGCCATCGCTGAGGGGCTCGGCACcgaggggctgtgccagctccgCACTGCGCCCTACGCCGAGGCCAGGAGGGTGCTGTGTGCCCTGCCTGGTGTAGGTGCCAAG gtGGCCGACTGTGTCTGCCTGTTGTCCCTGGACAAGGCAGAGGCGGTGCCGGTGGACACCCACGTCTGGCACATCGCACGGCAGCGCTACGGCGTGGCATTGGGCAGCAAGAGCCTCACCCCCCGGGCCTACCAAGAGATTG GCGACTTCTTCCGGGGGCTGTGGGGCCCTCGTGCCGGCTGGGCACAGGCAGTGAGTACCCCAGTTCCTGGCACCCTTACCCCTCACCCCAGCCATGCCCACTCCATTATCTCCCCACTCCAGGTCCTGTTCTGTGCCGACCTCCGCAAAGGCCAGAAGTCGGCCGGCAGCCAGCATCAggcctgggagagctga
- the OGG1 gene encoding N-glycosylase/DNA lyase isoform X4 — MKLRDAPSSCPSLWRCLPCPPAELRLDLVLSSGQSFRWWESSPGAWTGVLGGRVWTLRQDGDRLWYTVYGQEDEQEEERDGCPAKAAKLDATETDRILRDYFQLDVELSALYRGWGAADPLFRKVASDFPGVRVLRQDPVECLFSFICTSNNHISRITAMIERLCQAFGRRLCCLGSRPFHAFPSLSALTGADAEARLRALGFGYRAKFVSGSARAIAEGLGTEGLCQLRTAPYAEARRVLCALPGVGAKVADCVCLLSLDKAEAVPVDTHVWHIARQRYGVALGSKSLTPRAYQEIGIHPLSTGDFFRGLWGPRAGWAQAVLFCADLRKGQKSAGSQHQAWES; from the exons ATGAAGCTGCGGGACGCCCCGTCCTCCTGCCCGTCCCTGTGGCGCTGCCTGCCGTGCCCCCCGGCCGAACTGCGCCTGGACCTGGTGCTCTCCTCGGGACAGAGCTTTCG GTGGTGGGAGAGCAGCCCGGGGGCCTGGACGGGTGTGCTAGGGGGCCGCGTCTGGACACTACGGCAGGACGGGGATCGGCTCTGGTACACGGTGTACGGCCAGGAGgatgagcaggaggaggagcggGATGGGTGCCCCGCCAAAGCGGCGAAGCTGGACGCCACAGAGACGGACCGGATCCTGCGCGACTACTTCCAGCTGGACGTGGAGCTGTCAGCCCTGTACCGTGGCTGGGGGGCGGCCGACCCCCTCTTCCGCAAGGTGGCCAGTGACTTCCCAG GGGTGCGGGTGTTGCGGCAGGACCCCGTCGAGTGCCTCTTCTCCTTTATCTGCACGTCCAACAACCACATTTCCCGCATCACTGCCATGATCGAGCGCCTATGCCAGGCCTTCGGCCGTCGCCTCTGCTGCCTCGGTTCCCGGCCCTTCCATGCCTTCCCATCCCTCTCGGCACTCACAG GCGCTGATGCCGAGGCCCGGCTGCGGGCGCTGGGCTTTGGGTACCGGGCCAAGTTTGTCAGCGGGAGTGCACGAGCCATCGCTGAGGGGCTCGGCACcgaggggctgtgccagctccgCACTGCGCCCTACGCCGAGGCCAGGAGGGTGCTGTGTGCCCTGCCTGGTGTAGGTGCCAAG gtGGCCGACTGTGTCTGCCTGTTGTCCCTGGACAAGGCAGAGGCGGTGCCGGTGGACACCCACGTCTGGCACATCGCACGGCAGCGCTACGGCGTGGCATTGGGCAGCAAGAGCCTCACCCCCCGGGCCTACCAAGAGATTG GCATTCACCCTCTCTCCACAGGCGACTTCTTCCGGGGGCTGTGGGGCCCTCGTGCCGGCTGGGCACAGGCA GTCCTGTTCTGTGCCGACCTCCGCAAAGGCCAGAAGTCGGCCGGCAGCCAGCATCAggcctgggagagctga
- the OGG1 gene encoding N-glycosylase/DNA lyase isoform X5 gives MKLRDAPSSCPSLWRCLPCPPAELRLDLVLSSGQSFRWWESSPGAWTGVLGGRVWTLRQDGDRLWYTVYGQEDEQEEERDGCPAKAAKLDATETDRILRDYFQLDVELSALYRGWGAADPLFRKVASDFPGVRVLRQDPVECLFSFICTSNNHISRITAMIERLCQAFGRRLCCLGSRPFHAFPSLSALTGADAEARLRALGFGYRAKFVSGSARAIAEGLGTEGLCQLRTAPYAEARRVLCALPGVGAKVADCVCLLSLDKAEAVPVDTHVWHIARQRYGVALGSKSLTPRAYQEIGDFFRGLWGPRAGWAQAVLFCADLRKGQKSAGSQHQAWES, from the exons ATGAAGCTGCGGGACGCCCCGTCCTCCTGCCCGTCCCTGTGGCGCTGCCTGCCGTGCCCCCCGGCCGAACTGCGCCTGGACCTGGTGCTCTCCTCGGGACAGAGCTTTCG GTGGTGGGAGAGCAGCCCGGGGGCCTGGACGGGTGTGCTAGGGGGCCGCGTCTGGACACTACGGCAGGACGGGGATCGGCTCTGGTACACGGTGTACGGCCAGGAGgatgagcaggaggaggagcggGATGGGTGCCCCGCCAAAGCGGCGAAGCTGGACGCCACAGAGACGGACCGGATCCTGCGCGACTACTTCCAGCTGGACGTGGAGCTGTCAGCCCTGTACCGTGGCTGGGGGGCGGCCGACCCCCTCTTCCGCAAGGTGGCCAGTGACTTCCCAG GGGTGCGGGTGTTGCGGCAGGACCCCGTCGAGTGCCTCTTCTCCTTTATCTGCACGTCCAACAACCACATTTCCCGCATCACTGCCATGATCGAGCGCCTATGCCAGGCCTTCGGCCGTCGCCTCTGCTGCCTCGGTTCCCGGCCCTTCCATGCCTTCCCATCCCTCTCGGCACTCACAG GCGCTGATGCCGAGGCCCGGCTGCGGGCGCTGGGCTTTGGGTACCGGGCCAAGTTTGTCAGCGGGAGTGCACGAGCCATCGCTGAGGGGCTCGGCACcgaggggctgtgccagctccgCACTGCGCCCTACGCCGAGGCCAGGAGGGTGCTGTGTGCCCTGCCTGGTGTAGGTGCCAAG gtGGCCGACTGTGTCTGCCTGTTGTCCCTGGACAAGGCAGAGGCGGTGCCGGTGGACACCCACGTCTGGCACATCGCACGGCAGCGCTACGGCGTGGCATTGGGCAGCAAGAGCCTCACCCCCCGGGCCTACCAAGAGATTG GCGACTTCTTCCGGGGGCTGTGGGGCCCTCGTGCCGGCTGGGCACAGGCA GTCCTGTTCTGTGCCGACCTCCGCAAAGGCCAGAAGTCGGCCGGCAGCCAGCATCAggcctgggagagctga
- the OGG1 gene encoding N-glycosylase/DNA lyase isoform X3, which yields MKLRDAPSSCPSLWRCLPCPPAELRLDLVLSSGQSFRWWESSPGAWTGVLGGRVWTLRQDGDRLWYTVYGQEDEQEEERDGCPAKAAKLDATETDRILRDYFQLDVELSALYRGWGAADPLFRKVASDFPGVRVLRQDPVECLFSFICTSNNHISRITAMIERLCQAFGRRLCCLGSRPFHAFPSLSALTGADAEARLRALGFGYRAKFVSGSARAIAEGLGTEGLCQLRTAPYAEARRVLCALPGVGAKAEAVPVDTHVWHIARQRYGVALGSKSLTPRAYQEIGIHPLSTGDFFRGLWGPRAGWAQAVSTPVPGTLTPHPSHAHSIISPLQVLFCADLRKGQKSAGSQHQAWES from the exons ATGAAGCTGCGGGACGCCCCGTCCTCCTGCCCGTCCCTGTGGCGCTGCCTGCCGTGCCCCCCGGCCGAACTGCGCCTGGACCTGGTGCTCTCCTCGGGACAGAGCTTTCG GTGGTGGGAGAGCAGCCCGGGGGCCTGGACGGGTGTGCTAGGGGGCCGCGTCTGGACACTACGGCAGGACGGGGATCGGCTCTGGTACACGGTGTACGGCCAGGAGgatgagcaggaggaggagcggGATGGGTGCCCCGCCAAAGCGGCGAAGCTGGACGCCACAGAGACGGACCGGATCCTGCGCGACTACTTCCAGCTGGACGTGGAGCTGTCAGCCCTGTACCGTGGCTGGGGGGCGGCCGACCCCCTCTTCCGCAAGGTGGCCAGTGACTTCCCAG GGGTGCGGGTGTTGCGGCAGGACCCCGTCGAGTGCCTCTTCTCCTTTATCTGCACGTCCAACAACCACATTTCCCGCATCACTGCCATGATCGAGCGCCTATGCCAGGCCTTCGGCCGTCGCCTCTGCTGCCTCGGTTCCCGGCCCTTCCATGCCTTCCCATCCCTCTCGGCACTCACAG GCGCTGATGCCGAGGCCCGGCTGCGGGCGCTGGGCTTTGGGTACCGGGCCAAGTTTGTCAGCGGGAGTGCACGAGCCATCGCTGAGGGGCTCGGCACcgaggggctgtgccagctccgCACTGCGCCCTACGCCGAGGCCAGGAGGGTGCTGTGTGCCCTGCCTGGTGTAGGTGCCAAG GCAGAGGCGGTGCCGGTGGACACCCACGTCTGGCACATCGCACGGCAGCGCTACGGCGTGGCATTGGGCAGCAAGAGCCTCACCCCCCGGGCCTACCAAGAGATTG GCATTCACCCTCTCTCCACAGGCGACTTCTTCCGGGGGCTGTGGGGCCCTCGTGCCGGCTGGGCACAGGCAGTGAGTACCCCAGTTCCTGGCACCCTTACCCCTCACCCCAGCCATGCCCACTCCATTATCTCCCCACTCCAGGTCCTGTTCTGTGCCGACCTCCGCAAAGGCCAGAAGTCGGCCGGCAGCCAGCATCAggcctgggagagctga
- the CAMK1 gene encoding calcium/calmodulin-dependent protein kinase type 1 isoform X1 produces MPLGQDGPSWKKRIEDIQRIYDFRDVLGTGAFSEVVLAEEKATRKLVAIKCIAKKALEGKETSIENEIAVLHKIKHPNIVALDDIYESGTHLYLIMQLVSGGELFDRIVEKGFYTERDASALIRQILDAVKYLHDMGIVHRDLKPENLLYYSMDEDSKIMISDFGLSKIEGCGSVMSTACGTPGYVAPEVLAQKPYSKAVDCWSIGVIAYILLCGYPPFYDENDAKLFEQILRAEYEFDSPYWDDISDSAKDFIQHLMEKDPGKRFTCEQALQHPWIAGDTALDKNIHQSVSEQIKKNFAKSKWKQAFNATAVVRHMRKLQLGTSQDVPGQTTPTSPGERLAGGTSNGSECGRPPTSRAQRLPPD; encoded by the exons ATGCCGCTGGGGCAGGATGGACCCAGCTGGAAGAAGAGAATCGAGGATATTCAGCGGATCTATGATTTCCGAGATGTCTTGGGCAC GGGGGCCTTCTCCGAGGTGGTCCTGGCAGAGGAGAAGGCGACGCGGAAGCTCGTGGCTATCAAGTGCATTGCCAAGAAGGCACTGGAGGGAAAGGAGACCAGCATTGAGAACGAGATTGCCGTCCTCCACAA AATCAAGCACCCCAACATTGTGGCCTTGGACGACATCTACGAGAGTGGCACCCACCTCTACCTCATCATGCAGCT ggtcTCGGGGGGAGAACTCTTTGACCGCATTGTGGAGAAGGGCTTCTACACTGAGCGGGACGCCAGTGCCCTGATCCGACAGATCCTTGATGCCGTCAAATACCTGCATGACATGGGTATCGTCCACCGTGACCTGAAG CCCGAGAACCTGCTCTATTACAGCATGGATGAGGACTCCAAGATCATGATCAGCGACTTTGGGCTGTCAAAGATCGAGGGCTGTGGCAGTGTCATGTCCACAGCCTGCGGCACCCCTGGCTATGTGG cccctgagGTGCTGGCACAGAAACCCTACAGCAAAGCAGTGGATTGCTGGTCCATCGGAGTCATTGCCTACATCCT GCTCTGTGGTTACCCCCCTTTCTATGATGAAAATGATGCCAAGCTCTTCGAGCAGATCCTGCGGGCCGAGTACGAGTTTGACTCACCCTACTGGGACGATATCTCGGACTCAG ccaagGACTTTATCCAGCACCTGATGGAGAAGGACCCTGGCAAGCGATTCACCTGTGAGCAagccctgcagcatccctg GAttgctggggacacagccctggacaAGAACATCCACCAGTCAGTGAGTGAGCAGATCAAGAAGAATTTTGCAAAGAGCAAGTGGAAG CAAGCTTTCAATGCCACGGCGGTGGTGAGACACATGAGAAAACTGCAGCTGGGAACCAGCCAGGATGTCCCTGGGCAGACGACTCCCACCAGCCCCGGTGAACGGTTGGCTGGGGGGACCAGCAATG GGTCAGAATGTGGGCGCCCACCCACAAGCAGAGCTCAGCGTCTCCCACCAGACTGA
- the CAMK1 gene encoding calcium/calmodulin-dependent protein kinase type 1 isoform X2, translated as MPLGQDGPSWKKRIEDIQRIYDFRDVLGTGAFSEVVLAEEKATRKLVAIKCIAKKALEGKETSIENEIAVLHKIKHPNIVALDDIYESGTHLYLIMQLVSGGELFDRIVEKGFYTERDASALIRQILDAVKYLHDMGIVHRDLKPENLLYYSMDEDSKIMISDFGLSKIEGCGSVMSTACGTPGYVAPEVLAQKPYSKAVDCWSIGVIAYILLCGYPPFYDENDAKLFEQILRAEYEFDSPYWDDISDSAKDFIQHLMEKDPGKRFTCEQALQHPWIAGDTALDKNIHQSVSEQIKKNFAKSKWK; from the exons ATGCCGCTGGGGCAGGATGGACCCAGCTGGAAGAAGAGAATCGAGGATATTCAGCGGATCTATGATTTCCGAGATGTCTTGGGCAC GGGGGCCTTCTCCGAGGTGGTCCTGGCAGAGGAGAAGGCGACGCGGAAGCTCGTGGCTATCAAGTGCATTGCCAAGAAGGCACTGGAGGGAAAGGAGACCAGCATTGAGAACGAGATTGCCGTCCTCCACAA AATCAAGCACCCCAACATTGTGGCCTTGGACGACATCTACGAGAGTGGCACCCACCTCTACCTCATCATGCAGCT ggtcTCGGGGGGAGAACTCTTTGACCGCATTGTGGAGAAGGGCTTCTACACTGAGCGGGACGCCAGTGCCCTGATCCGACAGATCCTTGATGCCGTCAAATACCTGCATGACATGGGTATCGTCCACCGTGACCTGAAG CCCGAGAACCTGCTCTATTACAGCATGGATGAGGACTCCAAGATCATGATCAGCGACTTTGGGCTGTCAAAGATCGAGGGCTGTGGCAGTGTCATGTCCACAGCCTGCGGCACCCCTGGCTATGTGG cccctgagGTGCTGGCACAGAAACCCTACAGCAAAGCAGTGGATTGCTGGTCCATCGGAGTCATTGCCTACATCCT GCTCTGTGGTTACCCCCCTTTCTATGATGAAAATGATGCCAAGCTCTTCGAGCAGATCCTGCGGGCCGAGTACGAGTTTGACTCACCCTACTGGGACGATATCTCGGACTCAG ccaagGACTTTATCCAGCACCTGATGGAGAAGGACCCTGGCAAGCGATTCACCTGTGAGCAagccctgcagcatccctg GAttgctggggacacagccctggacaAGAACATCCACCAGTCAGTGAGTGAGCAGATCAAGAAGAATTTTGCAAAGAGCAAGTGGAAG TAG
- the TADA3 gene encoding transcriptional adapter 3 has translation MSELKDCPLQFHDFKSVDHVKVCPRYTAVLARSEDDGIGIEELDTLQLELETLLSSASRRLRVLEAETQILTDWQDKKGDRRFLKLNKDHDVGTSVKHGKPKKQKLEGKGGHGTGPGPGRPKSKNLQPKIQEYEFQDDPIDVPRIPKNDAPNRFWASVEPYCADLTNEEVRVLEELLKPPEDEAEHYKIPPLGKHYSQRWAQEDLLEEQKDGARAAAAADKKKGVLGPLTELDTKDVDALLKKSEAQHEQPEDGCPFGPLTQRLLQALVEENIISPVEDSPIPEITGKDSGADGAGTSPRSQNKPFSVPHTKSLEGRIKEELVAQGLLESEDRPAEDSEDEVLAELRKRQAELKALSAHNRTKKHDLLRLAKEELHRQELRQRVRMADNEVMDAFRKIMAARQKKRTPTKKEKDQAWKTLKERESILKLLDG, from the exons ATGAGCGAGCTGAAGGACTGCCCGCTGCAGTTCCATGACTTCAAGTCGGTGGACCACGTGAAAGTGTGCCCCCGGTACACGGCCGTGCTGGCCCGCTCGGAGGACGATGGCATCGGCATCGAGGAGCTGGACAcgctgcagctggagctggaaacGCTGCTGTCCTCTGCCAGCCGCCGCCTTCGTGTCCTGGAGGCTGAGACACAG ATTCTGACAGACTGGCAGGATAAGAAGGGTGACCGGCGGTTCCTGAAGCTGAACAAGGACCACGATGTGGGCACATCTGTAAAACATGGGAAGCCTAAGAAGCAGAAGCTGGAGGGCAAAGGGGGCCATGGGACTGGGCCTGGGCCTGGCCGGCCCAAGTCCAAGAACCTGCAGCCCAAGATCCAGGAATATGAGTTCCAGGATGATCCCATTGATGTGCCCCGCATCCCCAAAAATGATGCTCCAAATAG GTTCTGGGCATCAGTGGAGCCGTACTGTGCTGATCTCACCAACGAGGAGGTCAGagtcctggaggagctgctcaaGCCACCGGAAGATGAGGCTGAGCATTACAAG ATTCCACCTCTGGGGAAGCATTACTCCCAGCGCTGGGCACAAGAGGacctgctggaggagcagaaggaTGGAGCccgggcagcagctgctgctgacaagAAGAAAGGTGTTCTGGGGCCACTGACTGAGCTGGACACTAAAG ATGTTGATGCTCTCCTGAAGAAGTCAGAAGCCCAGCATGAGCAGCCAGAGGATGGGTGTCCCTTTGGTCCCCTGACACAACGTCTCCTGCAGGCCCTTGTGGAG GAGAACATCATCTCCCCTGTTGAGGACTCCCCAATCCCTGAGATCACTGGCAAGGACTCGGGAGCTGATGGTGCTGGCACATCTCCCCGCAGCCAGAACAAGCCCTTCAG TGTCCCCCACACCAAGTCACTGGAGGGGCGCATCAAGGAGGAGCTGGTGGCCCAGGGCCTGCTGGAGTCAGAGGACCGTCCAGCTGAGGACTCAGAGGACGAAGTGTTGGCTGAGTTACGCaagaggcaggcagagctgaaggCACTCAGCGCACACAACCGCACCAAGAAGCATGACCTGCTGCG GCTGGCCAAGGAGGAACTGCACCGGCAGGAGCTGCGGCAGCGTGTCCGCATGGCTGACAACGAGGTGATGGATGCATTCCGCAAGATCATGGCTGCCCGGCAGAAGAAGCGCACACCCACCAAAAAGGAGAAGGACCAGGCCTGGAAGACCCTGAAAGAGCGGGAGAGCATCCTCAAGCTGCTGGATGGGTAG
- the ARPC4 gene encoding actin-related protein 2/3 complex subunit 4, translating to MTATLRPYLNAVRATLQAALCLENFSSQVVERHNKPEVEVRSSKELLLQPVIISRNEKEKVLIEGSINSVRVSIAVKQADEIEKILCHKFMRFMMMRAENFFILRRKPVEGYDISFLITNFHTEQMYKHKLVDFVIHFMEEIDKEISEMKLSVNARARIVAEEFLKNF from the exons ATG ACTGCCACGCTGCGCCCGTACCTGAACGCGGTGCGCGCCACGCTGCAGGCCGCGCTGTGCCTGGAGAACTTCTCCTCGCAAGTGGTGGAGCGGCACAACAAGCCCGAGGTGGAAGTCAG GAgcagcaaagagctgctgttACAGCCAGTGATCATCAGCAGGAACGAGAAGGAGAAGGTCCTCATCGAGGGCTCCATTAACTCTGTGCGCGTCAGCATCGCGGTGAAGCAG gcTGATGAGATCGAGAAGATCTTATGCCACAAATTCATGCGCTTTATGATGATGAGGGCTGAGAACTTCTTTATCCTGCGCAGGAAGCCCGTGGAG GGTTATGACATCAGCTTCTTGATCACAAACTTCCACACGGAGCAGATGTACAAGCACAAGCTGGTGGACTTTGTCATCCACTTCATGGAAGAGATCGACAAGGAAATCAGTGAGATGAAACTCTCTGTCAATGCGAGGGCCCGCATCGTGGCAGAGGAGTTCCTTAAGAAT ttttag